A segment of the Manis javanica isolate MJ-LG chromosome 10, MJ_LKY, whole genome shotgun sequence genome:
TATTTATTAGTGTTTATACAAACAAGCTGCAACCACTAATTCAAAAATAGGAGGGGTTTTTTTCCATTAATAATAGTACATTCTTTAATAGGACTCTATTTGAATAAGAATTCCATACAAATAGAATATATATCTTAACACAAGAAAGCAATGGAGGATTTTACATTACACAGAACAGATACTCAGTTCAATCACGTTACCCTTCCAaccaaatgcttattttttatatttattacaaatGTTGTGGTCAGTTCAGTATATGCCAACAATCATACAGTTTTAGTAGCGTGAACCACACTTAACTGTTTCCAGAAGGAATATGTGAGGTGGTCTTCATTTCAGAGGAGCAGAAGTGATTGATTTACTGTCTGCTCTTTAATGTTTCAACTAACCTATGAAGAGAAAATTAACAGTTTCATAAAATTAGCTTCAAACTTTCAGATAGAGAGCACGATCATTTATAATACAAATTTGTTACTGGAGGTGTATTGCAAAGCACTTTAAGTGATGAAGGCTAAGATAGTTACATGAAAAGAATGAGGTTATGGCCTCAATTTACATGAGGGTCCTTTGGCTTTCACTTTGTCTATGCTCTGAATAAATGATCAAAAAAGACCAAATATCTACTTTCCAGGATACTACTACTATAAGCAGGCCAGATGTGGGTAATTCAGAGGTGCAAAATAGTCTCAATCCTCAAGGAGCTGATAATTTCCTTGATAATCTAATGCACAAACCAGTTACAAGACAGTGTAACAAGTACTGTATTATTTGTCACTGTTGTGACAAGGACATCTATGTGACAGGCAGGCAGTGAGCACAGAGAGATGTTAGGGAATGCTCTTGAGAAGAAGAGAGTCTTACCCTAAGTCCTTAAGGATAAGGAATTGGAGGCTGAAGttaaggcagggaaaaagaaaaaaaaaatggcagagagCTGGCTTAACTAACTATAATCAGGTAGGTGTTGCTGACATGAAGACCAATGGGAAAAAAGGATGGAGAAACTTACTGATGAGCTAAGTAATCTGAATTTCATCCTCAAGACTAAAGGGAAAttacacatgtgcatacacagttgcccacacacacaaatgcacagatGGCTACTGGAAACATGAAACTTACCATTCCATTGCCTCATCAAGGCCAGTGCCTTTGGTTGCTGAAGTTTTGAATATTTGCCATTTTCTATCCTTCAAGGCAGGTAACCCAAGAGAACTTGCCATCTCTGAAGGAGTCATGGCCTGTTCCATGTCCTGTTTATTTGCAAACACCACTAAAATGGCTTTTCTTAGCTCTTCTtcctaaataaaacatatttagttTCCTCTAATCAATTTGCTCCCTTGAGTTCAGGAAGAAATGCCAAAAAAAcaccatattatttttaaagtatatttcctAATTATTAATACATAAtgcaaattataaattatttgaagTTACGGAGAAGTATGAAGAAAAGAAGCTTCACCCATAATCCTACTTCCTACACATGATCACTGTTAACAATCTGGGTATTTGCTACTCTACTTTGTAAGTTAGATACTTAAGAGTTTGTTTAGTAAATACATTTACACATTTAAGGTTGCATTTACATACAGTTTCACACCCCACTTTAAGAAATTAACATTAAATTATGGATGTTTTTCCAAGCTatcaaaattttttccaaaaaaattaatggTTAAATACACCCCACCATGAATGCATGCACCATAAACTATATTACCTGTTTTCCAGTATTAGACTCTTAATAGATTCTTTTCACTTCACTACTAAAGAAACCCAAGTGACAGAATCATTACACACAAATCTTTTGTGAATCTATATTTCTTTAACACAATTCTCTAAAGACAGGAAGTATGAACTTTTTTCACTGTTACATGTATTAATAAACTACTCTCCAGAAAACTAACAATCTGGCTTCACCATAAGTGTATGACAGTGCCCATCTTCAATGCAACCTTGTTAGAATTGAAAATTATGTATTTCTCTAAACATAGCATCTCATATGCTTATTTATAAGTGTTTTGGAAATGCAAATATTAGcgatttatttttctcctgtgaaTTGGAGGTTCAtgacttttgctcatttttctattgatttacaAAAGATCTTGATATGATTAAGAACAATACTAACACTGGTTGTAAAACCGTGTTGTGGTTCTGTTTTACCCTAATTTGTATTACTTGGCATCTGAGCCTTAGCAGTTTTTGATTTATATTAACATAATTAAATCCTTTTTGTAATTCCTTCCGATCCTTTGAACCTTCCCTATCCAGAAATTTTAAACACATAttaagcatattaaaatattatatattcttataGTTGACAACTtccattttttacatttaattctttCCTCCATTTGGAATTTTTGTGTATAAAAAAGGTAGAACTTAAGTTGATTTTGTGTTGATAAGTTTTAATGGTCATGATTCATACTCTATGTGTACTTTACATCacataaatattcactgaatcaAGTTACTTCCTGAagaatgaatataatttttatatcattctCCATAAGATTATATGAATCAAATCCTAGTATCACAAGTAACCTAACAATCCAGCACATCTCAAGAACTGTAAATAGAACCTAATAATCCCGTTTCTTTATACactattttgacaaaaatacaTTATACCATTGAGTTACATCTAAAtaaagcttttgttttaaaaatccattatacCCACAGCAATTAAACAGTCCTTTAAAATTCCTTACACTTTTAATTTTGTCTAAGAAGCTCTTGTGATAAATATGATgctatttatgaaaaatattaaaaagtttaaaactatTAGGTCTGCAACTGATAATTCAGAAGCCATTAAGGAGTCAGTAGTCCAAGCAATCAGAAGTCCAAAGCAGTCTCAAAATACTTAAGTACTCAAGTGGCCTAGAACATGTATTTAAGCATTCAATGATTGGATAATTCAGAATCATTGTTTCAGTGGGAACTCATCTAATTTTCTCAAGCAAAGGCAGTTTCATTATTGATTAATCATTACTACGTGTGAAAACTTTATataacaaattaatatttttaaaacattaactcTGAATTCAGTCGGTCAGTTAGCCAATAAATTATCTCATGAACCTCAGTGAATACAATGTACTGAGTTCTTAATTAAGTGCTATACACTATTCCACACATCAGAGATATTAAGAGAAACCTGAAGAATTTACATTTTAGGGTGGGAGACATATGTaagtaaacaaatacatttttaaataatggcaAGAAATGACAAGGTGTACAAAGAATCAAGTAGGAAAAGGAGCTAGAAAATAACTGAGACTTCTCTCTGGAAGAAACATGAGATGAAACATGTCAAGAAGGTAGCCATGCAAAGATTAGGGGAATAGCAGTCCAAGCAGAAGAATGAGCAAATGCAAAAAGCCATAAGCCAGGTGTCAGGTGTGCAAACTTGATGcattcaaagaacagaaaagtcaGTTTTATAGTGGCTAAGGCACTGTAAACACAGGGAGGAGTAAAGAGTTGATAAAGCTGGAAGAATAAAGAATGATTTGCAGGAGCCAGAACTGTACCAGAAACCCTGAGAGACAATGAACTCTAGTGCCCTTCATTGTTTCTAAAATAAACAAGTATGCTTATTATTTACACCCTGCTTTTATAAGCTAATTTATACAACTAGACATaaagacatgtttttaaaaaactactttgAGGAAGTGACTTAGAATAGTTACTTCAGATTAAAAAGAGTTCAGCTGTGACCTTCTTGGAAATCAAGGAATCTAGTTGAAAGGAAATGACAAGGTTGGATTTTTTCTGTCTCTAATCCTCTCCCCAAGGTATTTTTGGAATAATAAGTAACtggcataaaagaaaaattatacaaaaagtgTGGGAGAAAAAgtcctgctttctttttaattattcccACATGTGATAATAAACAATGGAAACAGCAAGCCACATAAAGAATTTCCCCATATTTTAATAAAGTTGTCTTACCTCCAACATGGCAACTAACTCTGATTTGGAAATGCCAATTCGGTCTCGGTCACAACTGTCAACTACATAAATGACTGCATCTGTATTTGAATAATAACATCTCCAGTATGGcctaaaaaaattcagaaagggAGGATATATTATTATTTGATAGAAGAAATTGCTATTGTAATTCATATGCTAGGACTTGGCAATCATTGGTGGGGTAGAGTTACATGACAGTTCTAACCCTACTCATGTTAGAATCAATGCCATAATGATTCACTGTTTCTGATGAGTATGTATCATACCTCAGATGTGATATAGTGGAAAAAATGTTGATAAACCTTAAATCACAGGACCGAGGCATTTCAAAATGAGTTTAAGCTGAGAGATACATAATCTATGAAATAACTAAAAAAGTTATTCtggtttttaaattcatattatcAATTTATATTGATAAAAAAGTTATATACAGAAGTGATCATTATatcttataaaatgtttaaatgggaACTCCTTAAGAGGAATgggttcttaaaaaaattaatatgattttatataaTAGACATTAAATTGATCACTTGGGACACCAAGAAGTAGAAATGGCTAAAATTGTAAGTATATTCAAAAGtggttcaaaaaataaaatgagttaaaagGCAGCAGGATATCTGAGAAATGCACTACTAATCTTTTTAAGATAGTAGGTACCATAGTGAGCAACAACTGATAGTCAGCAAACATTCACACCTGCCATGGCAAGCAAAGAATGCTGGGCAGGAAACCTGAGTTCCAGAGGGCATCCATGTTCATATTAGTCCTAAATGGTGGGCCTGAAAGGTACTGTTACAAAATCCAAAACAGCCTGTCTCACAGAGGATGGGACTGACAAGAACTGAAGGGCTTAATCAGTTAAAGACTACTAAAGTAATTAATTAGGTCTTGAGATTTTCATGTAAGAAATTATCATTTAGTTGATATCTGAAAAAACTGGCTTCCTTAGATTTTAACTCAATTGGGAGAACAGGCAGTTTTacctcattttaaaatagaaggcTCCAATCTAATTACAAATGAAGATATATCTTGGCTTACTGCTGCTAAATCTAAAAGAGCCAATAAATATCCAAAACCACAAAACAATCTGGTCTTTGTACCATACCTTATACTTGTCTGTCCTCCTAAATCCCAGACTTGGAATTTAAGGTTCTTGTATGTTACCGTCTCAACATTAAATCCaatggctgaaagagaaacaacATAATACATGCAGACTAATGGATTCtaccttcaaagtatataatctAATTGAGTTTTAGCAATTAATGGTAACTGCTGAATCAGATTGACTGAGATACTCCATTTAAGACAAGACAGTATGCTATGCtatacaaacatacaaaaaaattagcAAGATCAACACCacttaaaaattatgtaagatCTTCAGCCACCTCTGCAAATATAATTCTTAGTTCAGTAGGAATCCTATTATGTTAAACTTCCCTCATAATACAATAGTGGCATACAAAAGTGTTCaaaaagttatatttataaaGGATAGTTGTAGATGTAttacaaaaattagaattttggaaggTAGCAAATAAACAAGGAACAAATCCAAGTCTAGATTCTAAACTTCAGTGGGTAAGGACACAGCAATAGCCATACACCACTTTATGGAAACTGAGTAGCCTAAGGCTGGCGCTCTCACAAACCCTCTGCAGACTCTCGAGCTCATCTGGAATGTCATAGCTGGATGAGCTCCTTCTAAGGTAGTGTTCTGGCATCATGTGGCTGAGTAAGGATACCACTATTTTCACTGAAAGGAATCCTAAGGGATGGTGGAAAGGATTCTAAAAAACTCAGGAATTATATAAACaaagattattaaaaaatttcaaagtaaaaagtgACTAACAGCTGTAACTGGacaattcatttttcttctagaTTTAAGTTTATATTGGTAAATGATACATGACTATATGACAAGTTTGCCTATTACACCTAAAAAACTATGAACCTGAGTGAAAAACTAAAAACGTTCATGCTGTTGCCCTTAGAATTAAGTAGGAGTACAATCACCATCTTCACTTTGAATAGGAACATCATTCATATGCAGAGTACAAGAGGATGGTATAAAGTGCATTCTCTGAAATGCAGTCCACTAAGCTGTGTACACTACATGTAGGGACTACCAAGACTTAACCACAGCGGAGATGGGtgattttgaaaagcaaaaatgGGAACTGAAATTTACTGAAAGCAGCAAACAGAAATAACAGATGTCACAGGACTTTAAAAAGTTCTTTCATAAAATCTAGactttttttaatctggaaattTACAGCTCAATATAGAAATAATTTGCATGACAATTACAGGCATAATTTAAACACTCTTGAGCAATGCTTGATACcattaataatcagggaaatgcaaaacaaaaccatgagataccacctcacaccagtcagaatggctagtatcaaaagataaataagtactgaaGAGGGTGTAGAAAAAAGGGaatcctgcactgttggtgggaatatgaatAGGTGAAGGCACtacagaaaacaatatggaggttcctcaaaaaattaatggaaatacCATACGAGCCAGTAATGTCACTTCTAGAAACTGACCTGAAGATATTAGAATTGCTAATTCACAAAGATATATATCCCCTAttttactgcaacattatttacaatagccaagatatggaagcaacctaagtgtccattgataaatgaacagataaaaagatgtggcacatatatccaatggaatattattcaggtatcaaaaagacagattgtgccatttgtgacaaccatggatggacctagagggtattaagctaagtgGAGTAAATCACACAGAGACAGAGGAATAccaaatttcacttatatgtgaatataaaaaataaaacagaaaccgaCTATTAAACATAGAGAACAAACTGGCAAATGCCATGGTCAAGGGATggaggaggatgggtgaaataggtataGGTGATAAAGAGggtaaacttccaattataaagtaaGTAAATCATGGGGATCAAACTATAGCACAGggagtatagtcaataatattatatctttgtatgatgatatagtcaataatattgttataTCTTTATAAGACGATAgttggtaactatacttattgtggtgagcattcaCAATGTATTTAATTGTTCAATCATTatactgtacacctgaaaccgaTATAATATTATCTcccaaaaaactttaaaaataaattcagtatgctaaaaatataaataaatactcttGAGCAAATTCTATGAAACCTTAAGcttaatttaaatgttattatcTTCTCTAAGTAAATTCAGGTCAACAAATGAAAAAGTACAAATAACAGAACAGTATTTTTACGTAGTCAAACAGAactatttgataatatttttctaaagatatcAACAACTGATTTAAAATCAAAGTGTTCTTGATATTTTTAGGTATCAGATTAACATTTATAATTAACCAACAGAATTACTTAAGAGATactaattttaataaaacagtaacaaatacagaaaaaaacttcACATATAATAGTATCACTT
Coding sequences within it:
- the ARL1 gene encoding ADP-ribosylation factor-like protein 1 isoform X2; the encoded protein is MRILILGLDGAGKTTILYRLQVGEVVTTIPTIGFNVETVTYKNLKFQVWDLGGQTSIRPYWRCYYSNTDAVIYVVDSCDRDRIGISKSELVAMLEEEELRKAILVVFANKQDMEQAMTPSEMASSLGLPALKDRKWQIFKTSATKGTGLDEAMEWLVETLKSRQ
- the ARL1 gene encoding ADP-ribosylation factor-like protein 1 isoform X1, whose amino-acid sequence is MGGFFSSIFSSLFGTREMRILILGLDGAGKTTILYRLQVGEVVTTIPTIGFNVETVTYKNLKFQVWDLGGQTSIRPYWRCYYSNTDAVIYVVDSCDRDRIGISKSELVAMLEEEELRKAILVVFANKQDMEQAMTPSEMASSLGLPALKDRKWQIFKTSATKGTGLDEAMEWLVETLKSRQ